The window AAGAGACATATGATTAAAGGAATTGGAATTGATATCGTAGAACTGAACCGAATGAAGGATTTATTGCAGCGCCAAAAGAAAATTATAAATCGAGTACTTACCCCTTTAGAAAAGGATCATTTTGAAGCCCTTTCAGAAAAAAGAAGAATTGAATTTTTAGCAGGGCGATTTGCGGCAAAAGAGGCGTTTTCCAAAGCGTTTGGCACAGGAATTGGTCAGAACCTTTCTTTTCTCGATATTGAAATACAGAAAGATGAAAAAGGAAAACCCTTTATCATAAAACCATTTTCCGAGGGTGTACATTTGTCTATTTCTCATAGCGAACAATATGCAATTGCTCAAGTAGTGATTGAAAAAAGGGAAGAAATTATTTAACACATAACACACACTCCCCGGCATATTCCTTTAGGTTGTCTCATATATTCGTAGTGCGATAGGAGAGACAAGGTTAGGCGGCGGGAACATTGACGTAAAGGACGGGAGCAATCAATCGTCATTGTCTAATTCCTGGCTGGCTCTCCATTTCTACGAAGAAATGAGACTAAAGGGGTTGAAGAAATGAGGAAAAACGGGTTGTTGCTTCTCGCCGGGCTCATGGTGTTTTTTGTATTGGCAGCCTGCGGTACAAAAACACAGGAAGATGTGGTAAGAGATTTAAATGGAAAACTTGCTAAACTAAGTTCCTATAAAGCGAATGCCAAAATGACGTTGCAAATGGGAACGGAGCCACAAACATACGAGGTGCAAATTTGGCATAAAGATCCTTCATTCTACCGTGTGAATTTAAAAAATGCCAAAAAGGATCAAAGCCAAATGATTTTACGAAACGACCAAGGCGTTTTTGTGCTTACACCTGCTCTTAATAAAAGTTTTCGTTTCCAAAGCAATTGGCCGCAAAATAGCAGCCAAGCTTACCTATATGAATCCTTAATTAAGGATATTATCCAAGATAAACAGGCGAAATTCACTTCAACAAAAGACCATTATGTATTTGAAACGAAAACGAGATATCAAAATAATAAAATGCTTCCACTTCAAGAAATTACGATAAACAAAAAAGATTTATCCCCGATAAGTGTTAAAGTAATGGACTCCGATCGGAATGCGTTAGTTACTGTTCGGTTTTCAGCAGTCAAGTTTGATGCAAGTTTTGACAAGAATGACTTCGATATGCAAAAGAATATGACAGGTGCACAATTAGAAGTACCAGTAATGGGCGATGTAAAATCCAAAGAATTTTCGGTCAAATATCCGACTGAAAACCTTCCGGGTGTTAGTCTTATCAGTGAAAAAGAGTTCAAAACTGAAACAGGCAAACGGGTTGTCTTAACCTTTGGGGGAGATAAATCTTTTACTTTAGTTCAGGAGAAGACCGAAATCATGCCGGCGACAGCTTCTGCAGCTTCAGTGGTTGGAGAACCAGTTGATTTAGGTTATACAATTGGAGTCATGTCGCAAAACCGGGTTACTTGGACATACCAAGGGGTGGATTACACGATAGCATCTAAAGATCTAAGTCCAGATGAAATGGCAATGGTTGCCCGTACGGTTTCAGGGGATGCAGTGAAGTAGAACGGCGTTTGTTATTTTAGGGTGATAAGCGTAGAAGAAAATTCAATCCGAGTGAAATTAGCATCAGGTTGGCAGGCTCGATTTTTCCGGGCCTGTTTTTTAATACCCAAAACCTTTTTACCCTGTAAAAATAACGAAATTTATTTGACAAAAAAAATAAGGAGTTTGATAATCAACATAGTATAAAGTGAAATTTCATACTGGAATTTAACTGCCTGTTAAAACGGGAAAAATGAACGGGGTTAAGGAAGTGGACGGATTGGATGAGCAAGGATATTTTTACCGAGATACCTGGGTGGAAATCGATTTAGACCGGGTCTCGGAAAACATAAAGGGCTTAAGAGAGAGATTACCAGATAATGTGGGGATTATGGCCGTTGTTAAGGCAAATGCTTATGGGCATGGAGATGTTCAAATTTCCAACACCGCTATTGTTGCAGGTGCAAGCTATTTGGCGGTAGCCTTTTTAGATGAAGCTCTTTCCTTAAGAAAAAAAGGGATTAAGGCACCAATCCTTGTGTTGGGGGCAAGTCGACCACAGGATGTGAGTCTTGCGGTAGATCATCACGTAACCCTAACCGTGTTTCGAGTAGATTGGCTTGAAGAAGCGAAGGCCTATTTAACAGGAGATCAAGTCTTAAAGCTTCATGTAAAAATTGATTCAGGAATGGGACGGATTGGAATTCGGGATAAACAGGAACTTCAATTAGTGGAAAATAGGATTATTGAAGATAACCGAATGGAGCTAGAAGGGGTTTTCACCCATTTTGCCACTGCTGACGAAATCAATACCGAATATTTTATGCAACAGTTTGAACGCTTTAAACAAATGGTTGATTGGTTTCGAATTCGTCCAAAATATATTCATTGCAGTAATAGCGCTGCCTCATTGAGATTTAAGGATGCAAACTTTAATGCAGTTCGAATGGGTATCTCAATGTATGGCTTGACGCCATCAATAGAAATGGAAACGGAGATTCCGTTTCCATTAAAAGAAGCCTTTTCTTTACATTCGCGCCTAGTCCATGTAAAAAGGCTCCAAAAGGGAGAAAAGGTCAGCTACGGTGCCACCTATGAAGCGGAAGGTGAAGAATGGATTGGAACCATTCCAATTGGCTATGCAGACGGATGGATTCGTAAACTGCAAGGGCAAGAAGTTTTAGTGAATGGAATTAGAGTGCCGATCGTCGGGCGTATTTGTATGGATCAGTGTATGATTAAACTTCCGTATGAGATGCAGGTTGGAACAAAGGTTACCTTGATAGGGGAGCAAGATGGAGATATGATCTCTGTGAATGAGATAGCTAAGCGGGCGGAAACGATTAATTATGAAATTCCATGTATCATTTCAAACCGTGTTCCCCGTATTTATAAGCAGCAAGGTGAGGTTGTTGATATATATAATCCAATTGCGGAGTAAAATGAATTTAAATAGGCAATAACTAATATCGTGCATATGAATCCGATTATTAATGGAGGAATATCCAGGATAATCAGGAATTGCCTTTGCTTTCTGGGTGAATAGTGGTAATATAAAAAAGGATAGAGATAAATGGTGTGTAGTGATGGTGGAGGTGTATGTTTGTGTCTGAATCCAGCGCAACAACTGAGATTTTGGTAAAATTACCGCAACATCTTTTAATCGAGTTGGATGGTTTCGTAAAACAGGAAAACGGTAATCGTAGTGAATTTATTTATCAAGCAACGAAAATGTATCTTCGCGAACGAAAAAAGAGACAAATTCGCGAATCTATGAGACGAGGCTACATGGAAATGGCCAAAATTAATCTGACAATTGCTTCGGAAGCATTCCAAGCAGAGTATGAGGCAGAACACGCAGTAGAACGCCTAGTAAGCGGAGGGTAATCTCTTGATTGTCAAACGTGGTGACGTATATTTTGCGGACCTATCCCCAGTTGTTGGCTCAGAACAAGGCGGTGTTCGTCCTGTGCTTATCATTCAAAACGACATCGGGAATCGGTTTAGTCCCACAGTCATTATTGCAGCAATTACAGCTCAAATACAAAAAGCAAAGCTGCCTACCCATGTTGAAATTGATGCAAAGCGTTACGGCTTTGAACGAGACTCGGTCATTCTTTTAGAACAAATTCGAACAATTGATAAACAACGACTTACCGATAAAATTACCCATCTCGACGACGAAATGATGGATAAAGTGGATGACGCCTTACAAGTTAGTTTAGGGCTCATCGAATTTTAGAAAAATCGGTACACTGCTTCAATTGCATTTTCTGTCATGATTCAATTTTTTTATTCGAAACACAGTTTTACAAGGGAACGGCGACGTTTGTTTGCCTGTTTCTTTTACATATCCTAAAACAACATTAAGGCAAGCCTATTACAGGCTTGCCTTTTATATTTGAGAGACAATGCTTAAAAAGCATACTATCTAATAGCAAGCTCGTCACTTTGTGCAAATGAGTGTGTAAATTTGTTACAATAATGAAAAGGGAAAATTTGAACGTTGGAGGATAATCAATTGGAACAAACCGTTGATAAACAAGAACAATATTTAAAACAAATTGCAACTGAACAAACATTGAAATTAGGTCAGGTTCGAAGTGTTATTAACCTTCTCAATGATGGAAATACGGTTCCTTTTATGGCACGCTACCGAAAAGAGCAAACGGGAGCATTAGACGAAGTCCAAATCAGGGATATTATCGAAAGATGGCAATACATACAAAACCTAGAACAACGAAAAGGAGAAGTTGTTCGGATAATTGAAGAGCAGGGCAAGCTTACTCCAGACCTAAAAATACAAATTGATAAGGCGATCAAGCTTCAAGAAGTTGAGGATTTATATCGTCCCTATAAGCAAAAACGGCGTACAAAGGCTACGATTGCCAAGGAGAAGGGGTTAGAGCCGCTTGCTGAATGGATTATGAATTTCCCGAAAACAGGGGATCCTGAACAAAAAGCAAAGGAATTCCTATCTGAAGAAACTGAAGTACTAACGGTAGAAGATGCTTTGGCGGGTACCAAGGATATTATCGCAGAATGGATCTCTGATGATGCAGAAAGTCGTAAGTGGATTCGTCAAGAAACATTTAAAACCGGAATAGTGGAATCCTCAGTTAAAGAAAAGGATAAAGATGAAAAAGCTGTTTTTGAAATGTACTATCAATATGAGGAACCAGTAAGTAAGATCGTTCCACACCGGGTCCTAGCACTAAACCGTGGTGAAAAAGAGGACATTCTGCGTGTTGCAGTTAAGCCGAACAATGATGCTGTTTTGAACTATTTACAACGAAAGTGGATAAAGGTTCCGCACTCCGTTACGGTTCAACTAGTAACAGAAGCAATTGAGGATGGATACAAACGCCTTATTCAACCTTCAATTGAGCGTGAAATCCGAAATGAACTGACAGATAAAGGCGAAGAACAAGCTATTCATATCTTTTCGGAAAACTTACGCAAACTGTTGCTTCAACCTCCATTAAAGGGGAAGGTTGTACTTGGTTTAGACCCAGCATATCGGACAGGCTGCAAACTTTCGGTTGTTGATGAGACAGGCAAGGTATTGAAGATTGATGTGATTTATCCGCATCCGCCTGTTTCAAAGCAAAAGGAAGCCCGCCAAAAGTTCATTTCTCTACTAGAAACGTATAAAGTTGAAATGGTGGCAATCGGGAATGGAACCGCCTCGCGTGAGTCAGAACAATTTGTCGCTGACATCCTGAAAGATCAAAGTGAAGATATTTTTTATTTGATAGTGAATGAAGCTGGTGCAAGTGTCTATTCTGCTTCAGATTTAGCACGAGAAGAGTTCCCTGATTTCAAAGTTGAGGAAAGAAGTGCTGTTTCTATTGCCCGGAGGTTGCAAGACCCCCTTGCAGAA of the Bacillus sp. 1NLA3E genome contains:
- the acpS gene encoding holo-ACP synthase, yielding MIKGIGIDIVELNRMKDLLQRQKKIINRVLTPLEKDHFEALSEKRRIEFLAGRFAAKEAFSKAFGTGIGQNLSFLDIEIQKDEKGKPFIIKPFSEGVHLSISHSEQYAIAQVVIEKREEII
- a CDS encoding LolA family protein, giving the protein MRKNGLLLLAGLMVFFVLAACGTKTQEDVVRDLNGKLAKLSSYKANAKMTLQMGTEPQTYEVQIWHKDPSFYRVNLKNAKKDQSQMILRNDQGVFVLTPALNKSFRFQSNWPQNSSQAYLYESLIKDIIQDKQAKFTSTKDHYVFETKTRYQNNKMLPLQEITINKKDLSPISVKVMDSDRNALVTVRFSAVKFDASFDKNDFDMQKNMTGAQLEVPVMGDVKSKEFSVKYPTENLPGVSLISEKEFKTETGKRVVLTFGGDKSFTLVQEKTEIMPATASAASVVGEPVDLGYTIGVMSQNRVTWTYQGVDYTIASKDLSPDEMAMVARTVSGDAVK
- the alr gene encoding alanine racemase — translated: MDEQGYFYRDTWVEIDLDRVSENIKGLRERLPDNVGIMAVVKANAYGHGDVQISNTAIVAGASYLAVAFLDEALSLRKKGIKAPILVLGASRPQDVSLAVDHHVTLTVFRVDWLEEAKAYLTGDQVLKLHVKIDSGMGRIGIRDKQELQLVENRIIEDNRMELEGVFTHFATADEINTEYFMQQFERFKQMVDWFRIRPKYIHCSNSAASLRFKDANFNAVRMGISMYGLTPSIEMETEIPFPLKEAFSLHSRLVHVKRLQKGEKVSYGATYEAEGEEWIGTIPIGYADGWIRKLQGQEVLVNGIRVPIVGRICMDQCMIKLPYEMQVGTKVTLIGEQDGDMISVNEIAKRAETINYEIPCIISNRVPRIYKQQGEVVDIYNPIAE
- a CDS encoding CopG family ribbon-helix-helix protein, yielding MSESSATTEILVKLPQHLLIELDGFVKQENGNRSEFIYQATKMYLRERKKRQIRESMRRGYMEMAKINLTIASEAFQAEYEAEHAVERLVSGG
- a CDS encoding type II toxin-antitoxin system PemK/MazF family toxin codes for the protein MIVKRGDVYFADLSPVVGSEQGGVRPVLIIQNDIGNRFSPTVIIAAITAQIQKAKLPTHVEIDAKRYGFERDSVILLEQIRTIDKQRLTDKITHLDDEMMDKVDDALQVSLGLIEF
- a CDS encoding Tex family protein, translating into MEQTVDKQEQYLKQIATEQTLKLGQVRSVINLLNDGNTVPFMARYRKEQTGALDEVQIRDIIERWQYIQNLEQRKGEVVRIIEEQGKLTPDLKIQIDKAIKLQEVEDLYRPYKQKRRTKATIAKEKGLEPLAEWIMNFPKTGDPEQKAKEFLSEETEVLTVEDALAGTKDIIAEWISDDAESRKWIRQETFKTGIVESSVKEKDKDEKAVFEMYYQYEEPVSKIVPHRVLALNRGEKEDILRVAVKPNNDAVLNYLQRKWIKVPHSVTVQLVTEAIEDGYKRLIQPSIEREIRNELTDKGEEQAIHIFSENLRKLLLQPPLKGKVVLGLDPAYRTGCKLSVVDETGKVLKIDVIYPHPPVSKQKEARQKFISLLETYKVEMVAIGNGTASRESEQFVADILKDQSEDIFYLIVNEAGASVYSASDLAREEFPDFKVEERSAVSIARRLQDPLAELVKIDPKSVGVGQYQHDVSQKKLSDSLTFVVETAVNQVGVNVNTASSSLLQHVSGLSKTVANNIIKKREEEGKFSDRKQLKKIPRLGAKTYEQAIGFLRIIDGSEPLDRTGIHPESYREVKLLLSNLGYQTTDLGSEELQSVLANLDLKATAEELQIGELTLKDIVDALMRPERDPRDELPAPLLKKDVLKLEDIHAGMELQGTVRNVVDFGAFVDIGVKQDGLVHISKLSRRFVKHPLDIVSVGDVVTVWVDGVDMKKGRVSLSMLEPSK